In a genomic window of Candidatus Deferrimicrobiaceae bacterium:
- a CDS encoding FkbM family methyltransferase, translating to MNAQPVHTRFGFDVVTDEGDALRLRGRYYYEKEVTEIIVAEVRPGETAVDVGAMIGYHTLSLARAVGPGGRVWAFEPLPSHFKVMKSNLELNSAWNCGAVLAAASARTGSTTLHLSGRNAADNAIFRTGEPRVQIEVKAWRLDEFFGEHCADVSFMKVDTQGAESMVLSGAGRILENRGLRMVVEYYPKGLAQAGSSGPELMRTIREAGFEAFEVNRQGKEPRPATEASLAARYSVAKANHCNLFCRRPRP from the coding sequence GTGAACGCACAACCGGTCCACACCCGCTTCGGCTTCGACGTCGTGACGGACGAGGGCGACGCCCTCCGCCTGCGGGGCAGGTACTACTACGAGAAGGAGGTCACGGAGATAATCGTCGCCGAGGTCCGGCCCGGCGAGACGGCCGTCGACGTCGGCGCGATGATCGGCTACCACACGCTCAGCCTGGCCCGGGCAGTCGGGCCGGGGGGCCGCGTCTGGGCCTTCGAGCCGCTCCCCTCTCACTTCAAGGTCATGAAGTCGAACCTCGAGCTCAACTCCGCCTGGAACTGCGGGGCGGTCCTGGCGGCGGCCTCGGCGAGGACGGGGAGCACGACGCTCCACCTCTCCGGGAGGAACGCGGCGGACAACGCGATCTTCCGGACCGGGGAGCCGCGGGTCCAGATAGAGGTCAAGGCCTGGAGGCTCGACGAGTTCTTCGGCGAGCACTGCGCCGACGTCAGCTTCATGAAGGTCGACACGCAGGGCGCGGAGTCCATGGTCCTCTCCGGGGCCGGCAGGATCCTCGAAAACCGCGGCCTCAGGATGGTCGTCGAGTACTACCCGAAGGGCCTCGCGCAGGCTGGGTCGTCCGGCCCCGAGCTCATGCGAACGATCAGGGAGGCGGGGTTCGAGGCCTTCGAGGTCAACCGCCAGGGGAAGGAGCCGAGGCCGGCGACCGAGGCGTCGCTCGCGGCGAGATACTCGGTCGCCAAGGCGAACCACTGCAACCTCTTCTGCAGGAGGCCGCGGCCATGA